In one Lolium rigidum isolate FL_2022 chromosome 3, APGP_CSIRO_Lrig_0.1, whole genome shotgun sequence genomic region, the following are encoded:
- the LOC124694269 gene encoding putative E3 ubiquitin-protein ligase SINA-like 9: MAKFSFADAADEDHPPAPSPAPAADTTDAGGCDKRKRDGVGGPHDSAVGGGPPSKARKLDGVGGERAVKGEGGCGREVRRVGGDGDAGISMRIDPDLLDCSICFEPLCPPLYQCQNGHVACFSCWSRLSNKCHVCSHDAIFARNIALEKIVESIKSSCAYAKWGCCNLVSYAQRTTHEEACLFAPSTCPIPGCGYRGFTGCWSGHFLVDHSADCLHFVYGQPFEVNLEVSLPFLVLLGEDDHLFLLLNKNMMPFGHAFTVVCLRTGNLNWKFSYEIKTASGGNPENSMQLKASVTNTKEWADVHPSEAFLLVPYDFCSSTNLTLHVTVARSASV; the protein is encoded by the exons ATGGCCAAGTTCTCCTTCGCCGACGCTGCCGACGAAGACCATCCTCCCGCCCCCTCCCCCGCCCCCGCCGCAGACACCACCGACGCCGGGGGCTGCGACAAGAGGAAGCGTGACGGCGTCGGCGGCCCTCACGACAGCGCGGTCGGTGGCGGACCACCGTCCAAGGCCCGGAAATTGGATGGCGTGGGCGGGGAGCGGGCGGTCAAGGGGGAAGGCGGGTGCGGTCGGGAGGTGCGGAGGGTCGGCGGGGACGGCGACGCGGGGATCAGCATGCGGATCGACCCGGACTTGCTCGACTGTTCCATCTGCTTCGAGCCCCTCTGCCCTCCCCTCTACCAG TGCCAAAACGGCCACGTAGCATGCTTTTCCTGCTGGTCAAGGCTCAGCAACAAGTGCCATGTTTGTTCTCACGATGCTATCTTTGCACGAAACATCGCGCTGGAGAAGATCGTCGAGTCAATCAAGTCCTCCTGCGCATACGCCAAGTGgggctgttgcaacctggttagCTATGCGCAGAGAACCACCCACGAAGAAGCCTGCCTCTTTGCCCCTTCGACGTGCCCTATTCCTGGCTGTGGATATAGAGGCTTCACTGGATGTTGGTCAGGTCACTTCCTTGTCGACCATAGTGCTGATTGCTTGCATTTCGTCTATGGCCAGCCCTTTGAAGTGAATCTTGAGGTGTCCCTGCCTTTTCTAGTTCTTCTTGGAGAGGACGATCACCTATTCCTGCTTCTGAACAAGAACATGATGCCCTTCGGGCACGCATTTACGGTGGTTTGTCTGAGGACCGGTAATCTGAATTGGAAATTCTCATATGAAATTAAAACAGCTAGTGGAGGGAACCCTGAAAACTCCATGCAGCTGAAGGCTTCTGTCACAAATACAAAGGAGTGGGCCGATGTGCACCCTTCAGAAGCATTTCTCCTGGTTCCATATGATTTCTGCAGTTCTACCAACCTAACCCTTCATGTCACTGTTGCAAGGTCTGCCTCTGTATGA